Below is a genomic region from Sphaeramia orbicularis chromosome 6, fSphaOr1.1, whole genome shotgun sequence.
attttttcttaattaaatctttattgaatggagTATACAAACagtgtatacaacaagaaaataacataagtttgccagggggaatacactataacacaatgtccaaatcagagcaaatacttatgtttttaatagcctttttgtttccagatttatctaacagctttaaataaagttcagcatctttcaaaaaataaataatatttggttttgtgttacagaacttacatttgtgaatgaaaaatttagcaagtaagagaactaaatttatttatttatttatcccccccccccctcttttttgggtatctgggcccacagaagtgataccaatgtggttctgtttaaactggaggatccgtgcgtcgaacagaccaacccaggacacgctggagggattctatgtgtggagctggtggatgtgtgtgggcacagggctgtgtgggctcctctgctgaggctgatgaccccgagacccagacccggttcggaagaagacagtacggtacggtacagatccaggacaacggaagatgaatgatccgcatgcagttatatttcagttgcgggatcggtgcgtgaagccacggcttacattgctttaagtactgcgggctcattaacacgtttaaagtccagtcattacacggacttctgtgacagaccgctgtcactgataggaggaggagcctacggtagcccgcaagcgcgcggcccggaggcacgagagagatgaaatcgattttacgatttcccttttttaaaaatcggcctaattaaaaaatcagatttcgatttaaaatcgattaatcgtgcagccctaatacaaTTACTATAAAATAATATGTTGAAAATAATCATAAGTGGTGACTTGTGCCACTGGCACAACTTAACCCAGGCCCTTTGGCACAAATCACCCCAGGCCCACCATTTTGAAAAACTAGCATGATCCAGCAGTTCAGAGCTAACATCATGTGTATCACATATAGACTCATTGTGTAACCTACTAAAGCATTAAAACAAATGTGAAATGTTTTTAAACTTGTCTATAGTTGTTCAGACACAAgaatcaacaagaaaagcactcagagagcgcagacctctgccaagagagatctgccccccccccccccccccccccccccgattcccaccaaaatttaatcatttcttccttgtgccagtaccaacatttcctgaaaatttcatgaaaatccgtccataactttttgagttatcttgctaacacacaaacaaacaaacatgtacgcacacacacacataaagcaaagtgatcacaatacctcctcaCGGAGGTAAAAAACCTTGATCATAgaaattttactttgaaaggcaaaatAACTGTTTTTTGAGCTAAAATGTGCTTACCTCCCATGCCATGTGTCTCTCTTCTTTGTAGAATGAGTAAAATGGCTCTTGGTCACATGACCAATTTCTTCTATGGTTTTCTAGAAACAAGGGGTGGCTCTACTTCCCCCCGGTACAAATCACCCCACTCTCCCCTATTATCTACAAACTGCTCctaatcaagtcatgataattttataatagtgaccaaaattattgatggatttttgggtaaactaaatggagtagtcttacatgtcccTGTTTCgaaaacagggcatttttctggactgcttaaaaaacaaaatgcaaaaattgagagtatacccacttctccagggaccagtacaccactgacaaactggttACTTTGGTGCTTGTGTCACAGCCATTAACCAGAGAAACAGAGAGGGGCAACTGGCTGTAAtgctctttactgtgggtttggcgGCTCTGAAAAGAGCCTCTGTGGTGATCACTGTCACACacctcagccaacaaccatcCGATGTTCAGCAGAACACCGTTTCCCTCTCCAGTGAAGTGAACGCCAtcatctgacaggtgctccaggGTGATACCAGGTGTCTGGTGCAGGTCTCATTTCCAACTCCTCCATGGAAACTCAGCCCCACATGACGCACCTGGTTCGCTCAATTCTGTATCCACTGCCTGCTCACTGGTACTGACAGCAACCACTCGGCAGGAGGTAGGGGAAAATCAGTAAGGAAGTGGGGAAAAGCTCCACCACTGCCCGGATTCTGCTACGCCGTCCACAAGCGCAGGCACGGTGCTTCAAAGAATGTGCACGACAACGTTCCAGTAAACCACGCCCACTCCGGGCGAAACGCCTGGTTTGTAGTGAGCCCCGTGCAGACAGAATCTGTATCCCTGTTCCAAACAATCTTGAGTGCTTGTGCTGTGCATTATATAATAGCATTTTTCTAGACTACAAACTGCTTCTCCGCTGTATATAAAAATAGCTTCTGTGGTCGTTACCACGCTATTTCatcaataaaagagttaagctactgaaacgttacttgattcaggaaatagaGACGTTACCGCCAAGCTACTGAGAATTGTAGTTAGTTACTAGCTTTGCTACAAGTAGCGatgctactgcccaacactgTGCATCACCATGAGATACAAATTTTGATGCCTGCTTTTGTACTGTTCTCTCATATTTAACATGGCTTGTACACAGGAGCTAAATACAACTTACTCAGATAAGCTACTCAGAATTCCACATACGATTAAAAACCAACAATTTTAGTTAAATATTTCTGAGGACTTAAAACCCATGTTGTGATGCAGTGTTTTAATAAGAACCTTCGGGTGTTTACCTGTAATCCACTGGCTTTAATCCACACAGTAACGTTCTGGGCATAGCTTCGTTTGACTGGGGGCTGTAGGGGGAAAGGACTTTTACTGTCATCCTCTCCATATGGATTTTCTGCAGCTTCTGAAAGACAGACGGATCACAAAACATCAGAGTGAGCTGGTCTAACATCACAGCTGTTCAACTGACAATCATTGACTGCGTCAATACATGCATATACAATGAGGTGTTTGTACTTCAGAAATAACCCATTAAATCATTTACCTGTATGTCTTTACTATGTTAAAATGTTTAAATGCAGCAGAAACGTCATAATTTTCTTAACACACCATATGGGAGTTTGCTGTAATTATACTGTACAGTTTAGGtcctttattgtgttttagtttagtttaaattgttttaactgtacagtttactttatttcattttggTTTAGCTTACctgtttacatttgtcatgtGAAGGGAACTCACaaaataagaatttcattgctcagtactACTGTTTATACAACAATAAACATCTTGAAACTTGTCTTAAGAGAACCTCGATATGCTGAATGCATGCTAGTTTACCTGAGATTGGTCCTAAATGCGAAATCTTGCCGAGCCAAGGCAGAGGCTCTGAACCTGGCTCAAACAGAGACATCATCAGATTCGACTTCTTCTTGCTGTCTGCTTGAGAGTACAGCATGCCATACCATTCTggtctgaagagaaaaaaataacatgcagGTTAAAGGTGCACATAAATTGAACAGCTGTTAATATTTAAATACACCAAAAACAGAAGTAATACAATTTAAATATTTGTGCTGTAACTTACCCAAGTTGGACCAGTGCCACCATGCCCTCAACTTTCAAACTGCCATGTAAAAGTACACAAAAGTTTGGACTTTTTCCTGCCATTTGACTGGATGAGGGTTCCTCCTCAAGCTCTTCTGCAGTTCCAGCACCAACTTCATCCACCTCTGAAATGAGTGACCCCACCCATCACATTAGAAACATCCTTGGGGACTCATAATAGTTGATATTTTGGTTTTAAAGCTAATCTAAACACAACAAAATTTACATTATTACAATGGATGTGTATATGTgcaatacatgtacatttacagcaAAATCACCAAGtagtttaaatattaaaaatcattTCAACTCTTCTCTCATAGGTTTGTTTTATCAGTATACCAGTGAATGAATAAAGCACTGGGTATCTGTCATAATCTGTCAATTACTACATTTAAAATGATACAGAATATTAAACACAAACCTTTATTCACAGCAATAGGTAGAACCAAGTGTCTGGATATGACAGGAGGACTGGCGATATCAGCGATTTCAATGAAGCCCATGATTTCCAAATCTGAACGATGTGCCacaaaataaacatgtaaaaaacgtaaaaaaaaaacttaaaccaaACTCTAGAATTTGAAGCCATCTGATACCTGTGTTGACATTTCGTGGCATGGGATCAACCTCATCATCTACTATGATGGGCTCGGGTCGAGGAAACACCTGAACATCGGACGACAGGTTCCCACAGTGCAGCACAGCATGGAAAGGGGAGTAGGCATGGTCAATAAGCCTCCTGGAGAAGTTAAAAAGTATATAGGTAGAGTGTTAAATATGACATTAAGAGAGTTTgcagtttttcattttctgttttacatttacatataAGTTCTGAGATTTTTCATACCCAAACATGGCCTGCACACTCTTCATGCAAAGCGGCCCCTCCATAGTGAAGATCTGTCCATCCCCTCCACTAAGACGCAGCAGCTCCTCCAAATTGTCCATGCCGTCTGTCATCTGTAACTACAATTACCAAGCACAGCATTTTTATAGGAAGAAAATCTACTGCAAGTGCTAAACTGTAGACATTTACATGGACTGATCAGAAAAACACTCTGCATGAGTTAATTCTGTAGTGATGATGCATATTTTGAAAAATCAgccggggggggggtgttattcgTTTCTGCTTGCATTTTACTTTTCTCCCTTTTAATCTCAACTATTATAATTTAATCCATCTTCTTAAAATGAGGTATATTCTGAAGAAATTTGTGGTCAGGTGTGCAGAAATGGGTAAATGGTGGTAATTGTGGGAGGGAACAAACAAgggttttttgttcatgtttgcaTTGTTAAGCTGTTACACTACAAAAACAATAGTGACACTGATAAATGTATCCCTTACCTCCTCTGCATTTGCGATACACATGACAAAAAGTTTGGTTGGAAAAGGGAAAGGAAGGGGGAACTTCTTGTCATCGCCACGCTGCTTCAATGTTTGTAGGGAATGGCGGAGAGAACCTTTCCCAATCCCCAGAGACCCATCAGTAACCAGCACCACCTACAGGACAAACAAAGGAGGTACATAAACAATAGTATTATTAAAACGtgtataagaaaataaaagcacTGAAGAGGTGTAAATGACTACATGGTGTTTTGAGCGTTTTTTGCAACATACCTGACAGGGACAAGCATTGCCCCACTCCTGTTGTACAACATTATTTACTCCATGAAGAGCTGATTCCACACAAGTCTTATCATAGTCCTCCAGATTACTCAGAGCCTcctatacagaaaaaaaaaaaaaaaaaaacaatcacaaaatTCTCCAAAGTCCTCTAAGGAAGCAAAACATTTCTGTCTTCATACTTCAAACCTGAGGCAGACTCTACCTGTAAGGCATTGTAATCTCTGGTGAAAGGCACCAAGAGCTCCCACAAAGATGAAAATGCCATCAGTGCTGTGAACTCCAACCGGTAGTTTGATGCCATGTGTTCAAACAACATGTTGAGTCCGTGAACAGCCAGGTTCTTCCTCTGAAACTCCTCACTGCCGTCCAATGACACTGGCCGCGTCATGGACAAAGACACGTCCATTAACACCACGGTGGGCATGGTTCACAGCTGATACAGATTTCTAACACTTAAATGACCAACCACTGCAATCCcactaaaagaaaagaaatgtaaaatatatatgtCACGGCAGGTTCAACGTAACAATTTCTGCATATTAGGCTAGTTGACGTTTACTACCTTACACTGTTGACTCTGTATGCCATGACAGCTGTGTTACTACATCACAAGTTAAGTAAGAACCGGGTCATTCTATTGTTATTTTAACATGGGTAACAACTATAAACGAGGTTTGAGCTGCCGAAACGCTAGCAATATTATCATTTGTAATCTTCTCACTACTTTTACGGTTTCTACACGCTAGCTCACCTCAGGCTATGCTAACACTTTTCACTGTCAAATGTAgccccgaaaaaaaaaacaactacaaaaaacACCGTGGTGGCTATTTAATGCGTTGAAGAAAATAAATGAGCTCAACTTTATGGCGAGTAAGTGtcgaaaataaaacaacaaaagaatgaacaaatACGTGCCTTTAAATACTTCTCTGCCCATACAATCGTTTAACATCAGGGAGCATCAATGAAATCTTCCGGGTGGAAACTATGTGCTATTGTACAGGGTTCCTATATGGTATGATTTTACTAAgaaaaagtactactactactactactactactactactactactactaataat
It encodes:
- the ints14 gene encoding integrator complex subunit 14, producing MPTVVLMDVSLSMTRPVSLDGSEEFQRKNLAVHGLNMLFEHMASNYRLEFTALMAFSSLWELLVPFTRDYNALQEALSNLEDYDKTCVESALHGVNNVVQQEWGNACPCQVVLVTDGSLGIGKGSLRHSLQTLKQRGDDKKFPLPFPFPTKLFVMCIANAEELQMTDGMDNLEELLRLSGGDGQIFTMEGPLCMKSVQAMFGRLIDHAYSPFHAVLHCGNLSSDVQVFPRPEPIIVDDEVDPMPRNVNTDLEIMGFIEIADIASPPVISRHLVLPIAVNKEVDEVGAGTAEELEEEPSSSQMAGKSPNFCVLLHGSLKVEGMVALVQLGPEWYGMLYSQADSKKKSNLMMSLFEPGSEPLPWLGKISHLGPISEAAENPYGEDDSKSPFPLQPPVKRSYAQNVTVWIKASGLQTDVQKILRNARKLPDKTQTFYKELNRLRKAALAFGFWELLKGVAELLERECTMLPDSAHPDAAFQLSHAAQQLKLASTGDSQYAAFDHNIVPMHTDFSS